The Bacteroides sp. AN502(2024) DNA segment GTTTGCTGTATCAAATAAGGAAACATTATGTTCTTTCTACCCATATAGGAGAACTCCATGCCCATTGCTGGTCACGTTGGCGGACTCTGACATAGTAATAGTCTGTATCTCTTTCGGGTTGGGTATCTTCCATATAATGTTCAACCGTAAAGCAACTTTCCGGCATTGCACGGTTGAAGAGAATAGCTTCGCTGAGCCATCCTATCATGAAATGTGAATGGGAACCTTCCAAAAGTTCACCCAACGAATGTTCAAATTTCTTGCCATTGAATTCGGCTGTAATCATGCCGTCTTTAGGCATAGTCACATCCAAAATGACAGCTTGCATGGCAGGAGTGGTTGTGTTTGGGTTCTTGGAACTGTACATATCCAACTCTGTATCTTTGTCCGTAACAGACACAATACGGTTTACTTTTGTTTCGAACTCAGCTTCTCCAGGTTGCGGAGAGGTGAAGGCAGCGCCACGGAAGCAAGGTTCCACGGCATTGATATTCCCTTTATTTATGGACAGCTTTCCTTGCCAATGTACATACTGCTCTTCACGATTCCACCCAAAATCAATCTTTACCTTGCAACGTACCATATCTCCTTCCGGTATTTCGGGCAACAACGGGCCGCTTAAACGGGCAATGCACTTTCTATTTTTGATGATGTCAATATAATCAATACAGCTGCCTCCCTCCACATTCAGATAAATACGGCGGCTGTTTCCCCGTACTACATCACCCGGAAACGCGTCATTCAGACGGAAATCTATATTGATCTTATCACCTGTGGCACAGCAGACGTGACGGTTCTTCATGGCATCCCAGATTTTATCACGAGTCAATGACTCTGCAAGGATACCTATGCGACCGTCACCGTAGCTGCCTGGATAACCAGCATGTTGGTCGGTCGAACCCATAATGCCGAATTTCTTACCTTGTTCCAATCCGTATTGAATGGTACCTTCCCATTGGCGAGGACCCATATCATGCAGATAATTATAGTCTCCCTGATCGCTCTCTGCCAATCCATGACGGGAATACATCTCTACAAATGGAGTCTGGTCTCCTTCAGTAAAGAAATTCCAGTTATATCCGCGATACCCGGTCTGATAACCCATGTGATGCGGTGTGATAAAAACCTTATGTCCGCGTGCTTTCTGCTTCCAATCTTCAATGGATGTACACTCCACCAGCGGAGCATCCAAATCGTAATTCAAAGCTACATGATCGCCATGTTCCATGCTATGGGCTTCGTAGCCGACAAAGGTCAGGAATTCTCCCTCCTTGTTGTATTCATTGGTCATAGCTACGTACTTCTCATACCCGCCTTCGCGCAACCGCTTGAAAGCACCGGTATGGTAATCAATCACCCATTTCAGGCGAGGATCGTCCGAGCCCGGAATATCGGGCCACATGGCATGAGGAGTGACGGATACAAAATCCAATTGTTCCTTGGCTGCTTCAAATGCAGAACGCATGTCGCCATGACCATAGGTTATATTACAATGGTTGTGCAAATCTCCCCAGAAATACTTCAGATTACTGGCAGAGGGCATGACTTTCTTTCCTGCGGCAGTTCCTTGCTGACATGCAGATAATAAATTGCTGGAAGCGGCCAATCCGATAAGGGACCAGCCTGTATGCTTTAAAAATTTTCTTCTATCCATGGTATTTATTTAGATTATCTATTTTTCATTAACCGCCTGTCGCCTTTGAACAGTTCGTTTACCTTTTCATCAGGGTCATCATCCTTATACTGTTGCTGGGTTTCTTTCAGCAGTGATATAAGTTCCGCTCGTTTGTCGGCATATTCCGGTTTGTCAAACACATTAGTTAGTTCACTCGGATCGTTCTTTAAGTCGTACATTTCCCACTCGTCCACATCATTATAGAAGTGAATCAGCTTGAAGTCTGTGGTGCGAATGCCATAATGCCTTTTGACCGAATGCTCTGCCGGATATTCATAATAGTGGTAATAGGCAGCTTTCCTCCAGTCTGCCGGAGTTTTCCCCTCATTGTTCAAAATTGGTTTGAGAGACTTTCCTTGAATATCTGCCGGTATATCTACTCCCGCAAAATCCAACAATGTAGGAGCGAAATCCACATTCATGGCAATGGCACTCGATACACTACCCGCCTTGATTGCTTTCGGATAGCGGATAACCAGTGGCATACGCTGGCATTCTTCATACATAAAGCGTTTGTCAAACCAGCCATGTTCGCCCAAGAAGAATCCTTGATCCGAAGTATAGATAATGATCGTATTGTCCAGCTCACCGTTTTTTTCCAGATAACTGAGTAGTCTTCCTATGTTTTCGTCCACGGCTACAATAGTTGCCAGATAATCGCGCATATATTGCTGGTACTTCCAACTAATCAGTTCTTTTCCTTTTAAGTTGTCGTTGCGGTATTCTGAAATACGTTGGGCGTATGCTGAATCCCACTTATCCTGTACATCAGCCGGCATACGCTTGTAAACTTGATAGAGGCGATTCGTTGTATCCTTCAGCATTTCTTCACGGGTCAGCAGTTTCAAATCCCAGTCATTGGTCAGTGTATGTTCAATGGACATATCCTGTTCTCTGGCAGCAGAACCTCTGCCTTCGTATGTATCGAAAAGTGTGACAGGTTCGGGGAATACCGTGTTGTTGAACATTCCCAAATGGCGGGGGGCAGGCATCCAGTTACGGTGCGGGGCTTTCTGGTGATACATCATACAGAAAGGTTTGCTTTTATCTCGATGTTCCAGATATTCGATGGCCTTGTCTGTGATAATATCGGTTGTATATCCCTGCTCTACAATTTGCTTCCCGTTCTCATTAAAATCGGGGTTGTAATAATCGCCTTGTTCATGCTGTCCTGTCAGGATGCACCAGTAGTCAAACCCTTGCGGTTCGGTAATCAGATGCCATTTACCGATAATGGAAGTCTGGTAACCGGCAGCTTGCAACAATTTGGGGAAGGTTTGTTGACTGCCGTCAAAAGTGCTGGCATTGTCTGTGAATCCGTTGATATGGCTGAATTTGCCCGTCAAGATACAAGCCCTTGACGGACCGGATAAAGCATTGACCGCATAACAATTGTCCATACGAATACCTTCATTGGCAATCCTGTCCATGTTGGGAGTCTGAAGAAGACGTCCACCGTAACATGAAATGGCTTGCGTAGTATGGTCGTCCGTCATCATAAAGATTATATTCGGACGTTTCGCTTCCTCTTTGCCGGAACTGCAAGCGGACATCCCGATGGCAGTCAAAGGCAGAAATATGTATGATAAACGATTCATTATAAAAGTTTTCTTATAATTTATATTCCAATTGACGTTTCTTTCCATCAACAGAAACTTCTATTCTCACCCCATTTTCGTCAAATGCCTTGTTCAGGAACGTAGCTTTGAGTACAGGGAAGGAAGCTGCATTTTTCGACGGATAAAGAATGGTTATGTAGCGTACGGCATCTGAATCTTTTTTATCTATATCAAAAGAAACGGCTGTACGAGGTACACGCACACGATAGGCCGTTGAACGCCAGCCTTCTTTCTCTTTCATTGAAACTTTCTTTTCGGCAAAGCATTGCAGTTTCACGTTGCTTGGTCCTTCATAGGCTGTAGTCAGCATATTATTCTTTCTGTCTATGTTTACAGTACCTTCACACAAATGATAGTTTAGGTTCACTGTCCCTTTCGCATTTCCTACGGCTTCATCTACAATTACAAAATAAGATTGGTCTACAAAGAAGACGGAGCGTCTGTGTTTCAAACCATCATAATGCGGATTCTCAGTCACCAGGATTTGCTCATTGCCTTCGGGCTTCCAAAGTTTAGTGACAGATTGGGTTGTTTGCAGATTTTTTTCATCCAATGTCAACGTATTGTGAGAACTTGTCCGGCGGAACCAGTTACGAAGT contains these protein-coding regions:
- a CDS encoding sulfatase, producing MNRLSYIFLPLTAIGMSACSSGKEEAKRPNIIFMMTDDHTTQAISCYGGRLLQTPNMDRIANEGIRMDNCYAVNALSGPSRACILTGKFSHINGFTDNASTFDGSQQTFPKLLQAAGYQTSIIGKWHLITEPQGFDYWCILTGQHEQGDYYNPDFNENGKQIVEQGYTTDIITDKAIEYLEHRDKSKPFCMMYHQKAPHRNWMPAPRHLGMFNNTVFPEPVTLFDTYEGRGSAAREQDMSIEHTLTNDWDLKLLTREEMLKDTTNRLYQVYKRMPADVQDKWDSAYAQRISEYRNDNLKGKELISWKYQQYMRDYLATIVAVDENIGRLLSYLEKNGELDNTIIIYTSDQGFFLGEHGWFDKRFMYEECQRMPLVIRYPKAIKAGSVSSAIAMNVDFAPTLLDFAGVDIPADIQGKSLKPILNNEGKTPADWRKAAYYHYYEYPAEHSVKRHYGIRTTDFKLIHFYNDVDEWEMYDLKNDPSELTNVFDKPEYADKRAELISLLKETQQQYKDDDPDEKVNELFKGDRRLMKNR
- a CDS encoding Tat pathway signal sequence, encoding MDRRKFLKHTGWSLIGLAASSNLLSACQQGTAAGKKVMPSASNLKYFWGDLHNHCNITYGHGDMRSAFEAAKEQLDFVSVTPHAMWPDIPGSDDPRLKWVIDYHTGAFKRLREGGYEKYVAMTNEYNKEGEFLTFVGYEAHSMEHGDHVALNYDLDAPLVECTSIEDWKQKARGHKVFITPHHMGYQTGYRGYNWNFFTEGDQTPFVEMYSRHGLAESDQGDYNYLHDMGPRQWEGTIQYGLEQGKKFGIMGSTDQHAGYPGSYGDGRIGILAESLTRDKIWDAMKNRHVCCATGDKINIDFRLNDAFPGDVVRGNSRRIYLNVEGGSCIDYIDIIKNRKCIARLSGPLLPEIPEGDMVRCKVKIDFGWNREEQYVHWQGKLSINKGNINAVEPCFRGAAFTSPQPGEAEFETKVNRIVSVTDKDTELDMYSSKNPNTTTPAMQAVILDVTMPKDGMITAEFNGKKFEHSLGELLEGSHSHFMIGWLSEAILFNRAMPESCFTVEHYMEDTQPERDTDYYYVRVRQRDQQWAWSSPIWVERT